In Dethiobacter alkaliphilus AHT 1, the genomic window TACGGACGGCTTCATTCCCTCAGTATAGTATTCAAGCCATGGCTTTTTCATGTACCCTTCCATTTTTAAGCACCCCTTTTTAGAAAATTAATTTGTAGGCGGGAATCAATTTCCGTACCACATATCCGGCATGAAGAACGGGTAAAAGCGTTTCGCTCTTTACATCTGGGACATTCATTCTCCAGTAAATCCTGTGCCCAGTTAGAAATCCCTTCCGGCATAATCCTAAGAACCAGAATAACGATCAAAGCAAAAATTAACATCCTGTATTCAGGGACTACACGGAGATACTCCATTAATGGAAAGAGGATAAATACACCCACAGCGGATCCATAGATAGTGGCTATACCCCCAAAAATAACCCAAACAATAATCTGCAACGACATAATCAGCTCAAGTGTTGACGGGCCCACCACCCGCATAAAATGCGCATACATACCGCCTGCAACCCCGGCAAAAAGACCGCTTATGATAAAAGCCAGCATTTTATACAACGAGGTATTAATACCGGAAGCGCGAACAGTAATTTCATCTTCCCGGATGGCATGAAATATAAGCCCAATCTTAGATGTAACAATTTTCCACATAGCTAAAACAATTATCAGCATGATTATTAAACTCAGATAATATTCGGCAAGTCGGGTTTCTGCCAGACGCGTAATCCCCGAGATGCCCAACTCGCCCCCGGTTAGCTGAGGGAAGGTAAAAACAATACCCATCATAATAATTGGAAACGCCAGACTGGCAAGGCTAAAGTATGGTCCTTTCAGCCTGAGCCCCGGCAATCCCAATACTAAGCCGCTTAATACAGCTGCTAAAGCACCAAGGGGAATTGTTATGAGAACAGGCATCCCCAGGTGAAGATTCAGTAGTGCTGAAGTATAAGCAGCCACACCGAAAAACAGAGCGTGCCCAAAACTTATTTGTCCGGTGAATCCGCCCAATAGATCCCAGCTGGCTGCGTAGATGGTAAAAATACTGGTGAGGGTAATAACGCGCAACAGGTACGAGCTATCATTTAGCAGCGGTAAGACCAGCAAGATTAAGAAGGATATTAACAAAATTGTCCGGGTGGGCAGGGAAACGATCTCCCCATGGAAATCACGGCCTAGTTTGCGAAACAGGTATGCGATTAATTGCATGTATTTTACCTACCTTTCCCCTTCCATAAATATCCCAAATAAGCCTTCAGGGCGTATCATCAGCACAGCCAACAGCACAGCCATGGAAACGGCTCCCCGCAGGAAAGCCAGTTGTGGTACAAGAAAAACTAACCCAACCTCTGCAAAGGCCAAAATGAAAGCCCCGATAATACTTCCTTTGATGCTGCCGAGGCCACCAAGGATTACGGCGGCCATTACCACCACAAGGGGATGCATCCACATTGCAGGTTCTAAAATATACAGAGGCGCAACCACCGCTCCCGCAACAGCTGCCAGGCCCACAGAAATAGCTACAGTTATCCCGGCTATCTGGCTCTCAGGCATGCCCATCAGATTGGCAACCTCTCTGTCCATGGCCATGGCACGAATTGCTATACCTAAACTGGTCCTAAATAACAGTATCCAGATAGATCCCAGCACAAAAATCACGGCACCAAGAGTGAAGAGGTGCTGGTTAGTCAACGTCATCCCGCTAAAGCTCGTAGTGCCTGAAACAAGCTTTGTCAATGTACGGTAGTGTCCGCCAAAGACAATCAGCACCGCCTCCTGGACAACCATGGCCAGAACCAGCGTAATAATCAGGACAGCTGTAAACCGCTCACGCACCGGGGCAACCATAACTTTATAAGCAGCCATCCCGATAATCACAACGATGATAATGGAGAGAATATAAGACAGAATTAAAGGCACAGCCAGTGTCTGATGTAAATAGAAAATAAGATATGCAGAGAGCATATAATAAGCGGTGTGTGTAAGGTTCATAATTCGGGCAACACCGTAAATTAATGAAAACCCCAAAGCAAGCATTGCATATTTACCGCCGGCGATTATCCCGTTTACAAAAATTTGTTCCCACATATCTGCCACCCTTTCTGTTTACAGGGGAATATGTGGCGGTAAAACATAAGTTTTACCGCCCTGAAGTCTACTGCCAAAAATCTACTACCCAGGGTGCCAGCTCGTAACGTACCGTTCCCTCGTACTTAATGCCCTCCCAGTCATTGGGCCAGAACACTTTAAGTTCACCGTCCTGCCACTGTGTGCCAAGGCCTGTAACATATCCCGGACCCCAGGTAACATCATGCTCATCGGTAAATACTACTCGCCCACCAAGGGCAGGAGCATCAGTTTCTTGTAATGCTGCAATCACTGCTTCATTTTCAGTTGTTCCGGCTTCTTCAATGGCGGAAACAAGAATGTTCAACGCATCATACGTTGCCACAGTATAAACAGGAATTTCCTCATACCTATCCATGAATCGGTCAAAGAAATCGATAGAATGGGGGGAGGTCTCAACACGGC contains:
- a CDS encoding branched-chain amino acid ABC transporter permease, with amino-acid sequence MWEQIFVNGIIAGGKYAMLALGFSLIYGVARIMNLTHTAYYMLSAYLIFYLHQTLAVPLILSYILSIIIVVIIGMAAYKVMVAPVRERFTAVLIITLVLAMVVQEAVLIVFGGHYRTLTKLVSGTTSFSGMTLTNQHLFTLGAVIFVLGSIWILLFRTSLGIAIRAMAMDREVANLMGMPESQIAGITVAISVGLAAVAGAVVAPLYILEPAMWMHPLVVVMAAVILGGLGSIKGSIIGAFILAFAEVGLVFLVPQLAFLRGAVSMAVLLAVLMIRPEGLFGIFMEGER
- a CDS encoding branched-chain amino acid ABC transporter permease, with the translated sequence MQLIAYLFRKLGRDFHGEIVSLPTRTILLISFLILLVLPLLNDSSYLLRVITLTSIFTIYAASWDLLGGFTGQISFGHALFFGVAAYTSALLNLHLGMPVLITIPLGALAAVLSGLVLGLPGLRLKGPYFSLASLAFPIIMMGIVFTFPQLTGGELGISGITRLAETRLAEYYLSLIIMLIIVLAMWKIVTSKIGLIFHAIREDEITVRASGINTSLYKMLAFIISGLFAGVAGGMYAHFMRVVGPSTLELIMSLQIIVWVIFGGIATIYGSAVGVFILFPLMEYLRVVPEYRMLIFALIVILVLRIMPEGISNWAQDLLENECPRCKERNAFTRSSCRICGTEIDSRLQINFLKRGA